The stretch of DNA TTGTATGAGCTCGAAGATTCCCAAATCTAGTTTGCGGATGATCTATACGATTTCTCAAAATTCTCATCGTTTCTCTCAAGAACACTTCATTCGATTACACTCAAGGTAATTAATCCCTTCAATAATTTTTAATTACGGCTGTTTTTCTGCAATTTCATACCCATATAATTCAAATACTCCTCTACTTCATTATTATGTCATTATTTGATCCATCAGCTCCAGTTTTTCCTTTGAATTTTGAATTAGGATAGCTGAAACTTAGGGTTTTTTGTTGTTAGATTGCGATTTCAGTGATTGATGAGGTTATTTCTGCtgtaattttgagaaaatatcaTGTTGTTTGAATATATTATGGTTTTAGCTTTAGTGTGTCAGTATACTGTGTGATTTTAAGAGTGCCCTATTGCCCTTGTGTGAGTTTATATGATGTTGATGCCGTGTCGGTGTTCGGAGATTGAATTAAGCTATTTTGAGTGATTTTGGAGTGTTTTGGGATGTGACTGAGCCATGTTTTGGAGTTACGGCACTAAGGGCTTGTTTGGATAAGGGAATTTGGAGGGAGAGCAAGGGAAGGGGTTTCGACTTTCGAGGGAAGTTGTATTCCTCTTAATCCATCCCCCCATCCTTCTATCCAAACAAAGGGTCAAGGAGAAGGGGGTTGGGGTGGTTAGGCCCTTGCCCCGCCGTTGGTTTTTAACGGTTATATTTGTCGTGTTCAAGTGTTATGTTCTATATGAATGTATAAAGCACATTAGGACTTAAATGTGGAGCAGAGAATTTGAACTTGAGAGTGGAAGAGGTGTGCATTGTCATTTAAGGCCACATATTAGTGCAAATAATGAGTAAGAATGCTTGGTTAACAATGTCTATGTCTATGAATTTCCTTTGAGTGGGACAATGAGTTCATTGTTATTTCTTCTAAGTTGATAattgctcatttttgtttaatggAACTATTGTTCCGGGTGGAATTTGTGTTGTCTCTCGCTTTGTTGTATAATTGGGTAACCTTTTATCAACTCCCACAAGGCTGCAGTGCGGTTGTATAATTGATTAGTCTGATTCTATCTGTCCTGGTTAACTTTGAGGATTTCTTTGTTCTTCCAGATGAAATTTAAAGGACGACAAATTGGTATAATTCATAGGTTTATGATAGATCATAATCATCATAGGAGTTGTTATTGAGATTGTATTGTAgggttattgttattattgatgTACAGTGTGCTGAAAGCAATTTttctatgcttagagttatagGAAATGGAAAATATGCAGTATGCTGAGGAGCTGGTTAGAGAGTTTCTCGCATTCAGAGGGTTTACAAGCACTCTACAAGCTTTTGAGACAGAGTTAAATACTGATATTGGCAAAGGATTTCAAGTGGAAAAGATAATAGAACTCATTTTCTCAATATATATTCCTAAGTTTGAGGTTGAGAAATTGGTTGGCCTTCTCAGTTTCTTTAAAAAGTGCTTTTCATTTTCCGAGACAGTGATTTATGCGACGATATCAAAACTGGAGGTCTCTATCCTCCGctattatgtagtttatgctgtgCGTTCAGGAAGGAATGACAAAGTCAAAGAATTTTTTCATATGTTAGGCGATGAGTTGCAGCACAGTGGCAATGATTGGACCCCATGGTTTGGTCTGTTTCTCATTCCTCATTGGCTATATGTCATCCAATTTCTTCAGTTGCCCCCCTGCTATCTAACCCTAGTTACACGCTATGCAGCTGTGCCATATCTAAAGAACCCAGCGACAGATCCTCAATTTCGCATTTATTTCTCAAAGGAATGGTTTGATGCTTTGCATCTTTCATTAAGAAACTTCTTGAATCAGATGTTCTGTGGTACTCATATCCTTCAATTTTTTTTGATTCATTGTGATTTACAAGGTGTTGTTCATTTGAGTTTTGACATGTGATCACTACTATTATATTCTGTTATCATAAATAATCAGCATAGTCATGGCATTATTATTCTGGCGATGGAGATACTTGTTGTAATTAAATTTGTAACATTCAAGAAATGAAACATAAAACCTTCTTCTTTGACTGAAAGTAAATGGAGAGCAGACCTTGATCTCCATTGCTTTAGTTGTACAGTTCACGTTTTCTGCAATTTTTATTGCTTGCAGTTTGTGACATTACGTGATGCTGTTACATGTCTACAAGGGTGGTTAAGCTAGGTCTCCTTGATGAACTGTTATTTCTTTTTCTGCAACTACATTTGAAAAGCATATATTTGGCTTTCTGTATATTTTAGGTAGACCAGAGTCAGAACACACATGAATGGCCCACCATAGAGGAACCAATGATGATATAGCAGGAATCTGTTTTCTGCTTGGATAACTTTTGAAACTCTGAGCGGTATCATTTACGAGTATATACTTTCATGGGTAAGTGCTAAACTTTCATGATAACAGACTGTTTCCTTAACATCTACACGCATCCCTGCTTTATTGAAGATCAGTACGGAGAAGAATACGATCAACCACCTTAGAAAGGATGTCAAACAGCTCAATCTGAGGTTATCACAACTTCAGGCTGTCTTGGAAGAAAGGGAGGCTCAATTACGTCAGCTCAGGAGGTTAGTTATTGGGATGTTGACCTTGTCATATTTTCGCATTTCTATTCTCCTTCCATTAGAGACATTGTTTACACTGCAAATATGTGAACTTCAAATTTATTAGCAGCATGCCTAGTTAATACAAGGAGCTTAGGATAGAGTCGCTGGGTACTCCCTGCCAGAATTTATCTGAGTGTTTGTGATTTTTTATAGGATAATTGTGAGTTGATATTGTTAATTTTATCATTGTACTCTATCTGGTTAAACGTAGTTTGAATGCACTGATGTGAGATGAAGTGAACTGTTTTTATGTATTACATAAGTAAGCTTTTTTGTTTGACATTTTTTTCACTAGCTATGCACGTTTGCTCAGGGTGGGAACTTTCTCGTATGGGCAAAAATATTCCTCTATTTTTGTCTGAGAAAGTCATGGTTGCAAATCTTCAAAGTATTTGAATAGCTACCCATCTATTGTAGATGGGTATCTCTCCATTATCATGCTCACTAAATTACTAAAATAGCAAAATTGGAACAGAAGTGCACAGAGAGATACTATTTTGTAGGATGGTGTATAACTGTATATATTTAATTATTCTGATATCAACTGGCTGTACAAGTAATTCAAACAAACCGCATGGAAAGATTACTGTTTCCCATAACAAGTGACAAGCTAGTGAAGAGTCTTGTTTGTTAAAGGTGCGGATGAAATCAACATTAATAGAATGAAGCTTTTGCACCTAGATTTTGTGGACCAAGATCCAATCTGCTCTAGATGCAAAGATTTTTTACGGTATTACTGGAGTCCTTGTTTAGTTTGTCGAGTAATTTTTGGGCTCGTATTTGATATCCTCCTTCAAACAAAAGGGAGGAAAGGGTGAACCAGCCTTACCACTTTCCTAAAAAAATTAGAAGATAAACCACGATAAACTGGAGCTTTGTACAATTGAACTCTCTATTATTTGGTCAATTTTAAGCTATTTTTGACCTTTCAACTTGAAATTGTATTCCCTTATCCATTTTGAGTGATGAATTACCTTAGGAATTTCTTTGTTTAACTCAGTGGTGCTGTGTTGATGAGTCAAGAAGATAGTTCACAGAACACTTCCCGGATTTCTGAGGAGAAAAATCAGTCGAAAGATTCCACTAGAAGTGGGATGGAACCTAGTATCCCAAGCTACGATGCAGCTGGATCTTCTGTGAGTTTCTCGAAGGTCTCTGCCAAAGGTGCAGACCGTGGCTCTAGTTCTTCGGTCAATCAACCAGCCCATGGTAAGTTTGTCTTTGATATTGGTCTTTGGAACTCTGTGGAATTGTTATATTTTCCGTGTTTGTCATTTTTGACAGTTTTTTGTGGAAAGTAACAGTACTCACTATCCACAAACCACAACTCTTGAACTCTGGGTTAAGAAAGGATCATGCATGTTTTTATGACTtgatttcaaaatttaatatgttttctCTTTTCCTTTGTAGTAGTTAGAAATTGTGTGTATTTGATACATTTCAAGACGTGGCTAAGCCTGCGTACTTGAATCTATCTCTTTGCGTATCTATGTTCAGTAAATCAGTTGATTGTGGTTTTGACAGAAAAAGTAGCTGTGGTGCTAGATGAAGAAGAGTTTTCAGAAGTGAAAGTCCAATTCCAGGTACTTTTTTCATGCTTTTTTACTCATGTTAGCGCACTGTTTTATACTTCTATCTTTTCATTTTCAGTGCTGTTTTCCTTGTGCATTTGTGATTTTTGTTCACTTGATAGAATTTTATCAATGTTTTCTAAGCTCGTGTAGCATGTAATGACAATTCTACAGGAAACGTTTCTAGGACACACAAGCCCCATCAGTAGGTCCCGCTTTTCTGCATCTGGCAATAATATTGCTAGTGCTTCTACAGATGGAACTGTCAGGTAACTTTCATTATCTTTCGTCAAAATGGTTTCGTCTTCGAACTTATATTGGTCTTTTGTACCTTGAAAAAGGAGCCTATGATGGTTTCATTATTTAAAAACTATGGTAGAGCTTACTTTTAAGGTTAAATCCCCAAAAGGGGCCATTGAAGCGAGTGGCAATTGCCTTCACTAGGAGGTTCCTTTAGTCTACTTTTATTCCAACATTGAACGGCAATCTAATTAAATTGTAGTATCATTCAACTCTGATCCTCGAGCTGGAATATTGAGCTATGTTTTGCTTTGATGGTAATGAAGGATATGGACATATGATTCATCTACTCAAGGATCGAGAAATGCTACTATATACTGTGGGGCAGAAGTATTGTCACTTGACTGGGACTGTAAATCTGATCGCTTGGTACTCTTTATCTGCTTTTACATTTTTCTTTCgctcttgtttttcttttttctattttttttgagGGCAGGGAGGGAATGGGTGGGACATTTTTCTGCTGTAGGCTTTCCTTCTCATAATGTTTTCCTTAAAAATTCTGAATGCTTGTGTTCTCCTTGATAAAAGCTTCTGATAGGCACTGCTGAGGGAGGCATCAAAGCATGGAACGTAGATGCAAAAAGAGTTGTGTGCGATCTCAGCACTGGTCAAACATATAGAAGGTAGTCATTGGCTTAAAACTTTTCCATTATCCTTCTTGCTTTAACTTTGTGTTGATTTTTCTGATGATTGTGCAACAGGGTTTTAGATGTGAAATGTAGTCCTGTGGAGCCAATTTTTGTTTCTGCAGCGGCATCTGAAAGGTATATGTTTTCCACTTTTAGATGCAACTTTAATAGCTAGGATGATGCCTATTTGTTTCGATgactgaaagaaaaaaaaaatatctttTGGTAGATAGGCAGATAGGCAGATATTGTAGCATGTGTTTAACCGACCAAGTGTTCTGTGGTTTGGTAGGTCGAGCCGTGGAGGTCCTTTAAAATTTAGGATATAGTTCTCTCTTTCGCTAAACTGTTGTATTATGTTCTAGAAGCATCTTGTGCTGCCATTCTCGGATTTATCATTTAGTGATCACAAAGATCCTTTAGTCCAATCACAATCTTTTCAGTTATCATTTAGTGGTCTACTGATCTTCTGTTGTATGTCAATTGACCTGTTTCTAGGAATTGGGATGTTGTATCAATAACTTCGATTGCAACAGACTTTTATCAGTATGTTGGATAGAGATTTTCGGAATCTACTGAACACATACCTATCCAAGCTTAATCAGTTCTGATTTTCAAATGTGATATGTTCAACATCGATGATCCTGATTCGTGAATAAGTACAGTTGGGAGTTAGTGTAGAGAGTCTCGAGCATTTCACTTGATGTTTCTGTTCTTTTTGTCAATGAAACATTTTGATTTCCTGTATGTTCTCATAATAATTCATTTATAATAGGGATGAAACAACAACCAGTCCTTTTGGATTCGCTTCGCTGTCTGTGTGGAACATGAAGACATGGAAAGCTATGGTATGTTATAGTTTACTGAAACACATTGTGATTAATGCTGTAACTTAGATATGAAGGCCGCCATCGCTTAACAATGTGACTCTGTGAAGACAGTCCTTCCTCTTGGTGAAGACGCCCCAGCTATAACTTCGATGTGCTTCAATCACAATGGAAAGATTTTGGCAGCTGCTGCGGTTGATGGGATGATTCATATGTTTGGTATCCTTGGAATTTTCCCCTTTTGTCTTTTTGCGGTGCAACTAATGTAATTTGAGACTTTGCTGAGAGCGTTGGTGGATGAACATTCTACTACCTGGGGACTCGGCCTCTCAAAAGTTAAGTTCTTGTTTCCCGAAATTTATAGGTCCGTCACTGGCTGAGAGTACACTGATGAAGTGTTTTATCTTGTGGCAATATCTGACCGATAGCACCTGACTAATTGGTCATCATTTCTTACTGGTTTTTCTTATCAACCAAGATGGAGATTCAGGTTTTACTTACTTCAGATATGTAAAATGATACGAGAATAGAGAGTTTTGATAGCctttattcttttacattattATTACTTGTTTAATTTGATATTGTTTTGAGTGCTTTCATACCCTGGAAATGGAGTGATCTGGAGCTCTTAAACCTACTGGTGGGCGTGTTTTTATACAGCCATAGATCATTCCTTAACTAATTAATGTAAGATATGTCCGCTGGTCTACAAATTACGGGATGGCCAGCTCATGATTCACCGATCAGTTCAATTCTTTTTGGGCATGATGAGACAAGCATTTTTACTTTGGGATCAGATGGAAAGGCAagtacttaggtttatttttcATATAATGCTCTTAACAAGAAGCTGAATTTCATCATATTCTGGGtgaaactaataaaataaatcgCGGTTTCAGATTTTTGAGTGGAGCTTGCATAAGCAAGGCCAAGTTCTTTGGTCAGCAGATTGTAGCAGGTATGATATTGCGGATGTTGAAACTTTTTTTGGCTGCTTTTAGATCTTTTTCAAAGTGGCTCGATACTTGAAATAATTTTATGGGTAAATGAACTTACTGGCACGGAGTAAACATATGGTCCTGTAGATTTTGTTGCGAAGTTGCCAACTTGTCCTGTACTAGAAAAACAGTTTCCAAAGCCATAAACAAAACTATTGTATTTGTTTGCTAATAGCATAGTAAGCATAATATTACATTAGGGAAACGTATTCCTTTCTCGATAATCAAGTTACTACTGATTCTTTTGAGTTTTGACCATGTGTTTCTTTCCCCCTTccgaaatttgttgttgttgtcctGATTATCCTGGTGCACTGACGGTCGAATAGAAGAATACAAAAGTTAACTTCTGATATTGATGTGGACGCTTTCATCGCCCTTGCTTAACAATAATGAGATGATAAAAAATGCATCGCTGTCTTATTGATAAACACGTAATTATTTTAGTACCGCACGTGGGACTTATAATCTGATTTGCATGCTGGGAGTTATTTTTTGCATTATGTAGTATGGTCACTTATTTTGGGGCATCTTCAGGGCTTGCAATCTGGGCACCTCAAAGGCTGGCCGGCATGAGATGGCGTTGGATGCCACTGGCAAGAGACTATTGCTGACATCGGATTCAGTACGGTCACCTATATATCAGGTTTACTCTTCATCTTAGTGTACATAGCCTTATTCGCCAAGTCTGCCCTGATGTTTGTCCCATTATCGACCCACAAGATTCATGGCTTCTCTCGCTCGCCGCGAGTAGGTTGAATGAGCTGTTTCACAGGGTCCCATTCCACCCTTTGCTGCTCACTCAACCAGTGGCACAGCATCTTTATTTATTTCAAAAGCTGATGTGCCAAAAGAAGAGTTGGATGGATTATAGGACGAGACACCAAATGAGACAACTGATCTTCACCCCCACGTACGTATGTGGATcttcttcatttcctacaaagAAATGCAAGGCCCATTTCCCATTACTGGTCATTAGTTACTCATAGAAAAATACATAAAGGTTCATATTCAGCTTGTAAAGGAAAGGATGATAATGGACATGAAAAAATCGCGTAGCCCATTccgaaaagagaaaggagattctctttttgcaaaagaaaaggATGATAATGGATAACGTTCCGAAAAGAGAGGAAATTCTCTTATTTTAGATCCAATTTGGTGATTCTTTTTGCTAAATATTTAATTTCATTTCGACAGATGGGAGAGCTAACCAGCGGATTAAAAACATTACCACACAGTGCTGCTGTAACCACTGTTGATTGGCATCCTACTCTACCAATTTACCTCACTGGTTCTGCTGATAACTCAGTTCGCGTTACTTCCATTTTATAAGACGTCTTGTATACTTGTACATTAATATCAAGCCCTCCCTGTCTCCCTGCAATGGTTTTCTTACATGCCTAATCTTGGTTTAGCCAGTAACTACTTTCTTTATAAAATGAGGATTCTTGATTACCATCCTGCAGCAGCCGTGGCGTCCTGTTACTCCCAATACCAGGTAAACTTTTAGGAATGTTAGCACTACACAATTCTTTTATTGTACGGAGTATTTTGTTTGGCGAGTTGGCGTGCACATTTGGTGTATTAACTAACCTCAAATACTCTTTAATTATGGAGTAATGCACTCCTTTTATTTCGCTTTCAAACCGTTCAGAGTGTACAATCTAATCTCTATAATGGATGTTTATTTCGCTTTCAATCCGTTGTGTGTATAAACTATTCTCTGTAATGGACTACATATCAACAGCGATGTTAATAATTTAGTACTCGGTGCTTATGTTTATTAACTTCAGTTTCGCCTTGCAACTAGAGAAGAGTTTAAATTACACGCGAGAATCTGCTGCTGAAACCCTATACCATCCTATTGAGTGCGGAATACAATGCAACCACTGACTTGTTATTGCATTAGACGACGTGAAGTCGCAAGTAAGGTCGTTGATACATGCGGCACTTCTATTGACTAGTAGCTAATTTGAGTGTCATTTGCAGTTTTGTATCACGTCAAACTAAAAACACCGATAAAATCACCAGTGGAAAATTGTTTTGCATGTTAGATGAATCAATTTATTATGTACTTTCGTCGTCCCAATtaattgttaatatttttaattttttatttgagatattttaataaagataaataaataataggAACGGACGGGCAAGCTACATGGGAAGTAAATCGGTACTTTATCTCAAAAAATGCAACTATATAAGGCACTTTCATTCAACAAAGCGTCTCATTATAGACGAGGATAtctgtctatagctatagacgggtcaaatatccaCCTACTTTAAGCAAAACGGGCCAAATGTCGCCACCTTAACGCCAAATGTCACCAATACCATTTTCATGTTATAAACTACCTGTTGTAGGTTAGGAACAATGGTGGAGCTAGGAGGGGCTAGCAGAGGCGGTCGCCCCCCggcggatgaaattttcgaagtttttagttaaattttcaaatttttttcaattgtaccttatgaaattagtcgCTCGCCCCTCTAAAAATTTTCGCCCCCTctaagttcaaatcctggctccgccactggttAGGAAATGACAATGGTAACCTAGACGAGCCAAATATCCACCTACTTTAATGGATTTGACAATTTCAAATCCCTATCCAAGCCAACTTTGTAGATTCTCGCTATTTCAAATCTAGTCCGAAATCCATTACCATCCCTAACACGACATTACACGTTTCCGACTTTAGGTACATGTCGTGTCTCATGACTTCCAACTAACTTCCTAATCGCTGTCCATTGTCACCTCAACAAAATCTTCTTGTACTACTACGACTACTACTACACTGTTCATGTCACCTTGGAACTAACGAAAAaacatttcaatttcaattttcccccaaatcttatataaaccctaattttcctcGATTTCTTCTCCCTTCTCAACCTTTCTCTATCTCTATTCCTCGCAATCTGCAATCATCAATCAATGGCGACCGCGAGTTCTCAATTCCTAATCCATGGATCAACACCACACACAATGATTTCTCAAACCGCTGTAAAATTCGAAAGATTCGAATTTAATCCACTTCGTCGACAATTACGACGTCGCATTTGCCGTCGTAGCTCCGCTCGTATTACTGCTAAGAAGGCTTCTCATGTTGAGCTTGTTCCTGTTTCTCCTGATGATGTTACTCTCGTATGTGTTATGTTATTTGTATTTGTTGTTTTTTCGTTATCAAATTCTATAAGACTACTCGCTCCGTCTCAGTcattttgtttaccttttatattattTGTGACGGAGTGTTTTAATCTAAGATAAACATATGATTGGGACGGTGGAGTAATAACTTTTATTGATTGTTATCTAGTTTCGTAAgctagtactccctccgtcccagacatttgtttatcttttatatATTCGTATTCTTTGCGAGGATGTGATGGTGTTTTAATCAAAGTTAAATAAATGACTGAGACGGAAGGAGAATTATGTACCATGGTTTGTGGAAGATCCGCTTTTGTTTAGTATTTAGAGGAAATGGGGATGGTTGTACTTTGTTCATTACTATAATGTATATAGAATTGGAACGTTAGTGGGTCTTTGACTGAATGTATGGATGATTTGCGATTTTTAGCTAGCTTAGTTGGTAAAGTTGTTACAAAAGCGCACAATACTAGCAATCTATCTGATTCAGTGCATTTTGAGGGTATTTAAAACAAAATAGTTGAAAGAAATAGGCGAGTCTTTTATGAGACGATTTTATGGTGGAGTGTGAGACCAACCTAAAAGTTTATGTAGGGATAATTTGCGATTTTTAGTTAGCTTAGCCGGTTGTCTTTACAAAGGCGCACAATATTAGTTCGCAATCTATGTGAATAAGTGC from Silene latifolia isolate original U9 population chromosome 10, ASM4854445v1, whole genome shotgun sequence encodes:
- the LOC141606500 gene encoding uncharacterized protein LOC141606500, which translates into the protein MENMQYAEELVREFLAFRGFTSTLQAFETELNTDIGKGFQVEKIIELIFSIYIPKFEVEKLVGLLSFFKKCFSFSETVIYATISKLEVSILRYYVVYAVRSGRNDKVKEFFHMLGDELQHSGNDWTPWFAVPYLKNPATDPQFRIYFSKEWFDALHLSLRNFLNQMFCGTRIPALLKISTEKNTINHLRKDVKQLNLRLSQLQAVLEEREAQLRQLRSGAVLMSQEDSSQNTSRISEEKNQSKDSTRSGMEPSIPSYDAAGSSVSFSKVSAKGADRGSSSSVNQPAHEKVAVVLDEEEFSEVKVQFQETFLGHTSPISRSRFSASGNNIASASTDGTVRIWTYDSSTQGSRNATIYCGAEVLSLDWDCKSDRLLLIGTAEGGIKAWNVDAKRVVCDLSTGQTYRRVLDVKCSPVEPIFVSAAASERDETTTSPFGFASLSVWNMKTWKAMTVLPLGEDAPAITSMCFNHNGKILAAAAVDGMIHMFDMSAGLQITGWPAHDSPISSILFGHDETSIFTLGSDGKIFEWSLHKQGQVLWSADCSRACNLGTSKAGRHEMALDATGKRLLLTSDSVRSPIYQMGELTSGLKTLPHSAAVTTVDWHPTLPIYLTGSADNSVRVTSIL